Part of the Lolium rigidum isolate FL_2022 chromosome 6, APGP_CSIRO_Lrig_0.1, whole genome shotgun sequence genome, TGAGCAATCATTTACTCGGATAGGCATTGTCCAATTTAAACCAAAAGTAGCATTTCCTAGGAGACCTTTCACAATTTAATATATCTTAGCACGTTATCTTAGGTAGTGATATattttagagcaattccaatagtgtagccatctgttggctataagccaagtgtcatGTCACCTATAGCCAATTTAGAGCTAACATatacaatagtaagctataaaaatgtagtactttattaATGTATGgttcacatttcactctcacaaagtgcctaggagcacatactagagctggctcttgcataagaacccactctccttctctctcctcctctctctctcctccaactaagcaataatatactattttaatccttatagccagctgattaggacttattgtacttgctcttactagAAACAACATctacaatgcattgtttttagagTTGTCTAAATGTAATGATTTTAGGCTAATGCGCTAAGGTATGGTCAACCATGCCTTTTTGCCCGATGCACACTTCTTTTATGTTTTACATAAAGAATCTTCACTTTTCTGCAGCTTCGTCGGGCATTGTGCTAGTAATAAAAACAAAAGTGTTTCTCTCTTCATGTGATCGAAGTGCACTTTTGTCCGTCCATGGCAACCATGTATATCATGACGAGTAACATCAACCTCGTCTGGGACATAGTCATTCATACCCCAATCTAAGATCCAGTTGTGAAGCATGTAACATGCAAAAACAAGCTTTACCTGAGTGGGGAAAGTGCGAAATTGTTTCTTAACATTTCTTGTTAAGGATTTTGAATCTATTTTTCCATGCAACAAAATCCCTTTCGATGGTAACCCTGAGGCTAGAGTTTCTAATATTAAACAATTCATCTGCATTCTATGGTATGTTCCATAGAGACAAATCGTTCAGATACCTGGTTTCCCGAAGGGTGGTAGGATTCCCGGCCGACTATCATAACTTGCATCTCCAAGGTAGAAGTTACCATCACGGATATGTTGATGACTCCCAAGTGCAGAAGATCAACTGTAGTACCTTTCAATATAgaaaaggttgtcgaacccacgagaagTTGAATGTGTTGGTTAGCAAGTTCAACAGGAAAAGTAATATTAAAGCAGTATTTTTTGGGTTTTTGGTTTATGTTTGCAACTAAGTAAATAACGAAAAGTAAAATTTGTAGTAATGTAAATGCTCTTTTCAGAGAAATCTCAATCCTCTAAGAAGATAAAGTTAAAAGTGTAACTATATGCGACAAACGTTTCCAGTGCAGCATGGATTTACGTAGCATACAGATTTCTAAAATGGCATATAAAAGCATCTTGTCAAGTCTTATTCTTATTGGATGGAGCCTAATGTAGGTGTAGCCATATTCCTATGCTACAAAAACCCTAATGATTGTTCCTAAGTCCGGGAGTTGATGGCAGCTAGGTTCCCACCATCGACGCCATGGTAATCCCGCCGTCACTTATTTAAGCAGTTTCAGCTGTCAAGTTCATACatacatactccctctgttctaaaATAACtaactcaatttttttttgtatacaaaggtatctataactaaaatatatctagatacatccacatctagataaagttgagtcagtTATTTATGGAtgtacggagggagtacatggttGAATTGGCCAAGTTGCTGTGGTCAACCAACATGTATGTACCAGCTAGCTCAATAACTTAAGGGCGTGTTTCGTAGGCTGCATCCCCTttggctcgcatcgggccagcaattttcggcccgtttggttgcctgggtcgagccgcgttgttgcaggaaccggttctcaaagcagcgttaggccaggccctggaggaacgcccggttcggcAGTGTCCAGCGGTGCAGGTAAATCTCCACGCCCGCTGATGCAAAGTGAAATCTTCGGCGCACGGGCGGagacgagaatggagatggcgggagctgcggcgCGCATTGGTGAAAAAAACGAAAAggggggcgggaaggattccgCCACCTCCCGCCGCTCGCCATGGCCTATTTATACCCCCTCCTCCAGAATccccccaaatttcgagctcctcctcccatcggcaagcaggtaagaggcgcacgcatctccggtcggcgacggttgcagcggcggcggcggcgagtacaTCTGGGCTACCTCTTGGTCCAGCGCATCTTCACATCCGACCATGACTGTAAGCCATCCCTTATCCCCGTACCGCGGTGATGTTTAGATTTAGGTTAGGAGTTGTCAGATCTTgcctagggtttggtcttgtagcaggggttagttcgGATTGTAGTGAGCTATCATGATCTAGCTAGGATTCGACATTTCCGTATGCTACTTCCATGATCTTGCCTAGAGTTTGTtattgtagcaggggttagtccaAAATGTGCTCACCTGCCATGATATTGCCTAGGGTTTgttcttgtagcaggggttagtccaaaatgtgctcacctgccatgatcttgcaagggtttgtgcgattcacagttgcaatgaactgcttgtctgatttaggttgtactacgatgtgtgtaggactcTTTTTGCGATGACTTTAGGCAGGCGCTTGTCTGCGTtgggactctcagatcccttccCAAGTTCCCAATTCGCAGCCCACGTATGAGTCCAAGGTCACCCCCCTGCCTGTGTCTGACCTGGTGGCTCGGGTAGCGGCAGAGGTGGTGGCTAGGCTGGCCACctctaagaagaacaagaaccgcagTGAAGTGGAGTGGGCCTTGAAGACCGGGTAGGAAAGGAatgccaccatgaaatggcttccattcatgtccagcttcgtgttggagaagatgtgcggcttgatccagagcggagtgagaactgacaaaggcttcaaggaagtccatctcaaTACTGTGGCGAAGGGCCTAGCTGACCACTGTGGTGTGACCgtctgctccactcaggtgtacaaccacctgaggaagtggaggcagaggtggctcaccattagcaggctccgcgatctaagcggtgctcagtggtgcaaggacaccaaatgcatcgtccttaagggtgagcactactgcgggcacgtcgcggtgagAACCTCACTAACTCAGTCCTCCTCACTAACTTTCTTGATCAGCCACGAGCAGAACTAACATGATTGTCCCTTCGTATagtaggatcacccaaaggacgcggAGTTCCTGAAATTGCCCATCGCCAACTACAACGACTTGATTGATTACGAGGACAAGGCCTCGCGgcctcgccgctgccgccggccggaGTCGCTGCTCGCCCGTCTGGCATGTCGACGACACACCTTGGCCGGAGTCGCTGCTCGCTCGCCCGGCAAGTCGACGACTCGCCTCGGCCGGAGTCGCTGCTCGCTCGCCCGGCAAGTTGAGGACACGCGCCCGTCCGGCAAGTTAACGACACGCCTCGGCCGGAGTCGTTGCTCGCTCGCCGGCAAGTCGACGACACGCCTCGGTCGGAGTCGCtgctctcctcttctctcctctcctctccgagcaagagtcaaagtctaagtcacacgcgacgcacgcgttAGATATACCCCTCTCCATATATGTAGAGCTGAGTGTGGTTGAAGGAGAGACAGGAGGAGGTGAACGGTGCCACGGATGCTCGAAGAAGACTTGCTGTGGGGAGAGGATGGGCGGTAGGGATGAACACTGCCACGGATCGGTCACTTAGCATCTATATCTATCTAGTGAAACAGAACGCTCATCCCCTTAAACGAGAAACTACATGCTAGTATTTAATTCAGTTTTGGGAAACGAAAGGCCTGTCCATTGAGTACACGAGGGAGCACCATTGAATCGCGGGCCAAAAAACAATCTCAATCGCGCATTCATCATGGCAGAAAAAAAAACACAGCTTAATTTGATGGGTTTTCCAAGCTAACGCAAATTCCGCGGGTGGCCATTGTTATTTAACATGATCGATTCAGTTCGTCGTCTCCTACAGGTGAAAGATTTGCAAAAGGTGCGCCATATTGATTCCTGCACCCTTGCCTGCTTGCTGCAAGGTTAGCGGTGACTCCACTAAAGCTCCAACTCTAGATCGATTTAAGCTGGCTACCGACATCATCTTTTTATTCATTTGTTTACCCAAATGCTCTTTTTTCCAAGGGTACAAAACATCTCTTTTTCTAGAGTGATCATTATTGATTAAAGCACACTTGCATCGTCAATTAACATAGGCTCATAGGCATAATAAAACTAAGAGGATCCTCAAACCACACATTTGGGAGAGTTCGACATTCTCTAGCTAAAGTGTGAGCAACACAACATAATAAAACTCCACTTTAGAAAAGGTTGTCGCCTGGATGCATTTGCTAAGTGTGCTTTAATCAATAAAACTATGTGTGCTAAGCTAATCAATCAAGGGAAGCTTAATTATAAAATAACACTCCAAAAAGAACAATATGAGTGCAGGCAGCACTACTCACATTCATGCCTGCCTACGATTCAACTCCAAAACTAACAAGTATAACGAAACAGAGACGGAGCTAAGAAAAAAAGATTATTAAATATGATACAAAGATTATTACAACTTTCTCGTCTCAAGCATTACAAAAACTCTcgtctaagtcacacgcgacgcacgcgttAGATACACCCCTCTCCATATATGTACAGCTGAGCGAGGTTGAAGGAGAGAGATAGGACGAGATGAACGTCGCCACGGATGCTCATAGAAGACTTGTCCTGGAAGAGAGGATGGACGGTAGAGATCAACGTGGCCACGGATCGCTCACTTGGCATCCTGCTGTCTGGTGAAATAAAACGCCCGTAGCCTGCATGCTATTTAATTCAGTCTCGGGGAACGAAAGGCCCATCCATAGACTAAAGGAGGGAGTACCATTTAGACCAAAAATCAATCCCAATCACGCTCGGTTGTGCgggatttattttattttattttactttgaaAGCACGAACTTCGATGGATTTTCTGAGCAAACGCAAAACCCAGAGTTATTGGTGTTTTGATTCGGTTTCGCCGTCTCCTAGTGGTGAAAGTTTTGTTTATAGCTGACTTCccgcaccttgccttcttgctgtCGTCGGAGATAGAAGCGAGGTCAGCGGTGGCTTCCCGGGTAGGAGCAGCGGCATTGTTGCTTACTACTATCTCCTCTTCCTGCCACAAGCTAGCTACTAGGATCTGCCCAAGCGGTTTGACCAATCAAACTCGAGCTCCAACTCTACAGAGATTTAAGCTAGTTACATAATCTTTTTATTCTTATTTTTTTGGCCCAATTGCTCTCTGTCCGTACATCAACATTTTAGAGTTTTATTTAAGAATCAAAGGATGTGAGCTAAGCCAATCAATCAAAATTACTTTATAAATAGCACTCAAAATGTTGCCATCAACTTTCCTCTTTTTGGGACATTAAAATCACAGATCAATAAATTAACAATACGAGTGTGCAGACATCACTTCTCACATTCATGCATGCATACAATTCAACTTGACGACTAACTAGTATAACGAAACAGAGACTCGAGCTAAGAAAAAGAAATTACATACGACAAAGGAAACATCTACAACACTATTATAACTTTATTGTCTCGAGCATTACAAAAGCTTCTGGTCTGGAGCATTACAAAGATAAGCCTTGATCAACGGCAGGATCCTATGTATCACACATGTCAAGGAGTGGTCATTCGGCCTCCCATCAAATGCAGGTCCAGCTGCTCATCTCCATTGGATTGCTGAAACGCATCCATGGACCCCTTAACCTCTCAAAGTTCAAACCAAGTTACATGACAGAGATGCATCCTGAGCAGAACACAAACAAAATTAGCAAGGTTGACATCCAGCCCTCATAGAAAAACAATCTAGGAAAAACAATGGGTATATAGTCACTGTAAACTGCATGTAAGTTGTAACAGACTTGGACGTTGACTAGCGGGTTACCAGCATGAGTACCGGCTCTCGCTATCACTCAGCTCAACAACCTGCATCAAAGCGGAAACAAGTGTGAGCTTGTCAGCTTCTAGTATGCAATCAAATCAACAAACACAAACTTCCATGAGGCTGGATGGATATCCACATGCCAAATCAAGTAAAGTTTCAGATAACGGGAAAATCGCCACCTCGAAAAACATCCACATGGAATTTTTAATACATCAACCAGGAAATTGACGGGCTGAAAAACAATGGTTATATAGTCACTGCAAGTTTTGCTTAAGCAGAGCTATGACACAAGTAAATTGCAAGTCACTAACAAATTGAGGGGCTATGCCCTTGAGCATCCTTTCCAAGAAACCAAGAGCACAATATAGAGGAAAATAATCCATGTAACAGACTTGGACGTCAAATAGTGGGTTACCAGCACGAGAGGGTGATAATGAAGGAAGTAGAAGATAGCATCAGGAAGATTAACCTCCGTTTGCATGACCATCATTTTTATATTCAGGACGCCAATAAGCCAGTTCAATAAGGGAGTAGAATTACTTTGCTAACATATGGACACGGACATAAAATATGTGTAAAAATAAAGTACTCAGTACATGCCCGGTTTGTAATTTCTCAACAAAATGGTAAGAAAAAGAAGTATTGGAATATATAAAGAACCATAATATCAACAAAGAGGAACATCTCCTTCAAAATTATTAAACAACAGAAACCCAAAAGCCATGCAGAAACACTAAAGTTGCCCAACCACATAAGTGGAAATGGGGCTTTGTATAACCTATCTCTTGGGACATAAATGCACAAAAAacattattactccctccgtcccagttcacagGGATTGCGTGTATCCCTAGGCTGCTTATTTGACCAACATAATATCAATTGTAtagtataaaaattatatcattagaaagtagacatctaagctttctaatgatatacattgtataatatatattttgtattatgttGATAAAATTTACGACCTAGAAATACGTGCAACCCTATGAACCGGGAGGGAGGAAGTACCTTTGCAAAATTTGAGTCTATGTGCTTCTCCCGATTGGTGACATTCTTGCCATTTCCCTGAAAACCTATATATGTATGTTGATTTGAACCTATCAGGCTCTCAAGATATAAATAACTACACTTGCTGCAAAATAACGGGAGTTGAAAtaatggatttattaccttcAAATGGCATAAGCACGTCAATGAACACGTACAACAGCATCAACCTTCCATTGTCCCGCAGTTAGGGAGAAGCAGGGTTGCCCTCTTGGTCCAAGTGGCAGAAAGGCCCAACAAGGAGGCCCAACCGTGTGGCGGCTGAGCTGGTCTTCGTCGCCAGCAAGAGAGCGCCGCTGCACATTTTCCACACTGGCCCATGATCACACAGATCCTATCCCTCAACCTCTTCGTCTCCTACAGCTGCTGCAAATCAGAGGCGAGTGTGTCAGTGATTGCGCCTTGGAGTGGTTTGAGTATTATAACAGAACATACCAAGTGAGAAGATATGATCAAGTAAAATCGTGATTGCGCTTTATTTTGATAGTAATTGTACGAAAACATGAGTAGCTATAAGTATTTGAAATTTCACTTATTTTAGAACTGTTTGGTCTTGTTGGGTTAATAATGGACTTTCATATGCGAATACTGTCAATGAATGGAAATAGCAACTCATTGAGAAGCCCATGAGGCTGTCGTTGATAAACTAGTGGTTTGTAGCCATAGTACAATATGTTTTGTCTCTTTACACTGCACAACAGTAACCTAGCACTGGACGAAAATGTAATGACAAAACGTGATTTACCTTTCAAGAATATGAGATGCTCAAACAACATGATGATCGTTACCACAACAGAAAATTATTCTTTGTTATAGATTTGGTAAATATGCATGTCAAGCAATTTTTGTAATGACAACCAAAAGTCCAGAAGGTGAGAAAAGTTTTTCATGGTGCAATTTCAATGTTGCTTCTAACTTATTTTCCTAAATTCCTTAACAGGGCCACTGCCAAAACTATTAGGTCCTTCAAATGAAATCTATATTCAAAATGAGGAGCTTCATATTTATCAGTCCAGTGCACGAATAGCTCAAACCTTTCTATACTAAGCAAGAGAAATAAGCAAAACATCTTGAGAGAGCTAAGGAATGCTTAGCAAAAAATGAGCTATTTCTCTGTTCGGTTATTCCAAAATAGATGGTCATGCATTATTTATATCCAGTAAATAGCCTTAACCAGAAAAGATTTGTTTCTACTTTCGATATGTCATAGTCACAACTTCTGTGGTTAAGTAGTAAATAGTCATGACATGTTTCCGTGTACCAAGGAATacaaaatcacatgagaggaagcACCATTCTAACTATTTTGTTCTGGTTGATAGATTCAAGAATTTTATGTTCTGTTTGAGAAGCTCCAGTGATAATGTTCCGAGCCATCCACGGGAAATTAAATACATACAAGCATCGGCGAAGTGTGTACTAGACAATTAGGAACTCTATAAGCTCGAGATTGATTGCAAATTTTAGAGGACGTACGTACCCATTCTGATATCAAGGATTAAGATACAAGTTCATGAAGCCTACTCCAAGTCAACAGAGGCTTGGTATTTCACCAATTTGATAATTAAATCACTGCACAGTAACCTGAAAATTCCGAGTCGATCACACAATTTAATCAGCCAAGTGCATGTCAGGTACAAAAGCAGAACTAGGTGCTATAATTGCAGGCAGAATTAATCAAGCAAGTAAGCATGTATCAGTAATACATGCTTGCTTCAACCTGTATACACAATTAAGAATTTGTAAACTAGAATTGCCAAGATTTTATAAATAGAAACTGTAACGAAGAAACAAGTTTGGAAATTATGATCTCTGTCCATAGTGAAAAACAAAGCAATCTATCTTCTGATGATACTAATTCCAATCACTGGGAAAAACAAGAACTTTTGGGATCCTTTGGTGGAGACTCAAAAGCAGTAAAGTATACATATTGCAATTGTTGGTTGCAACTAATGGCGAAAAATGCACAATAGACACTATATTATTACCGATACAAACCATCAGATGCACATGAACCACCATCTCGCTATCTATATTAGAAGGAGCAAGTTCGCAAAGAGCGCAACAATACACACACAAGTATACATGTTCCAATTGTTGGTTTCAACTAGTGGCGACAACATGCACAATATACGCTATATTATTAGCATTATAAACCATCGGATGCAGGAACAACCATCTCGCTAGCTATATTAGAAGGAGCAAGTTCGCAAAGGGTGCAGCAATATACACAACCATTAAGGAAATTTAGGACAAAAGCTAAGAAAACCAGCAAAAACCAAAATCCTCTTATTAAATAACAAGAACTCAAGCTCCAGGTTTgccccaaattaaataaaaatgtgGTTTGACATTGACATTTGTTAAGTCAAAGAAACCAAGAAGCCCACTGAAAAGACACATCTTTCTATCCTAAAAAATTCAGCCCATTCAAGACAACCTTTACTAAACAGCCAAGCCCAGACCAAAGTAATTACTTGGCATATCAAAAATAAAGCCGCACGTGATTAACACTGCTTATGCGCCGTTGTCCTCAACTTAGAACACCCATCAGCTCAAAATGATAACTATCAACTGAGAGTAACACCCCAGCCTGTAGCACCATCAACACCCACTAAATAAGAAGATCAATACAGTAGAGCATCACAACAGAAGATACAACAGTACTAACATTATAGCGCCATTAGCATCAGTAGTAAAGAATCACAAGGAGGTAGAGGATAAACACTAAACTCAATGTCATCTTCTTTTCCTAAGTAAGCAACATCATATCATGCCAAAAAAGCTTGCTATTAAAATATTTCGAGAAGCATATGAAGAGGAATTTTGCAGCAGCTTTCTGCATATAAATTGGAAATAAGATGGAAAACATCACTGTTCTGATGAATATAAGATCCACATGAAAATTGTTTGACagaggaaaaagagaaaattccAGCATATCGACTGAAGAATCGCACAGGCAAAGAAGAAAAGTCCTAGATTACTGCAGAACAAACTAACAAAAGGAATATACGATCACTCCATAATTAAGCTCATGGAAGTTCCCTAGCTAGCTTCATAAATGCAGAGTTGTAGCAACTAGAAAGAATTACCTGGCAGAGCATGACGATGTACTGGTTAGTGCCCTTTCTTGCCCTTCTAGGAGAGGAGCGATGCCGGATGCTACTTCCGCGTACACAATGTTCTCATCCGACACATGCCCCAGCTATAGGTGCTCCGAGGATGCACAGAACCCCAATGGACCATTGGACTGCTTCTACCCTGCTCCAGGTACCATCAGCGCGGCAGGCCAGTGGCAGGCTCCAGGGGCGCATCAGAAGCCAGGGAAGGCATGCTGGCAGCCAAAGTGGTGCTGACCAAGGAACACCATGTTTCGGTATGCAACAACGAGGCACCAAAAACCGCGGCCACGGATAGCTGCAACATGTCAGCAAGCTGCCGTTGGTAAAAAGTGAAAGAGAAATGAGTAGTACATTGTATGACCAGAAAAATATAAGCTAGCTTGCAAGCACAAATTGAGCACAAATATAAGCTATCATTGCCCAAATTGTTTGCCTACATAACAATCTACGCATAAGCATGCAAATCCTATACAATTTGAACTGGAAAACATACTAGTTATGGCACAACCTATGCATAACAAGCAATAAacaaagtcaaataaaaagaaacaaatttAAGCAAGAATAGATGGAGACCTCACTGGACAATTTGTACACAGAACTGGAATATTAATGTTTAATGCATAAATATCAATCAATGCATAAATATCAATCAATGCATAAATATCAATCAGATTTCGCAGCAGTCAGCATAATTGCAATCAAATGAGGTGTGGAGGCAGAACATTTACCATAATGGACATACTACATAATTAATCAAAGTAACTAGAAACTCTAGAGCGACACTCCCGGGCAGACCAATTACATGTACATCAAAGTTTGTCCTCCACCTTGTACACAAAAAACCTTGACCGACATCTAAACAGAGGCAAAAAAATGGAGCACATCCATTTCCTAAACATGTATGCACATCACAAGTTTTTATTTTGTGAAACGAATGAATTTCCATCTACTTCATATGTGCATTATCATCTCCTGCCTATGCAGTATGCACACATCCAATTCAACAGAGAAAATGAAACAATTTTTTGCAAGAATAAGATGAAGGAGAGAGAGCTCACGGCAGCAGCTTGTTGGGCAGCAGGAGCTCGGAGAGGTGGTCGCCGGAAGACGGCCAACAACAGCTCTGGGTGGACTACCAGCAACAGCAACACAAGCAGCGAGAACCATCTCTTCCTCCTTGTCTCCCCGTCTCCATTCCTGCGGTGTGGCGAGCTCCTCCCGTCGGGCGCGACCACCACCAAGGAACTCGTCCATCCATATGGATCCCGAGACTAGAGAACGGTCCTGCAAGATTTACTAAAGATGTCTTCATATTCTTTGTAAAGATAGGCACTAGTAAGCCCCCAAAATAAACGCAAGTAATACCATGAAATTGTTTAAAATGGTAGCAAGTTCATCGTACAATTATGTCACATGTATAAAAGGAACAAAATTTACAAGAAATGCATGGACGAGAAGAGGGGCTCACGGGGCAGCATGGTTTTGAAGGCGTCGCTTACGCGTCCAGGCCTCCGCCTTGGAAAAATGGCCACTTTAGGCGCCTAGGCGTCagagcgcccccccccccccgcgttgtAATACGCCTAAAAAACCATGCAGGTCAGCAGTAGGTTTGGGAGGCAGCCAAGGGCAGCAGGATGGAGTGGTGGCCAGCAGCAGCTCCCCATGGATATGTTGTACCGATGTTGGAGTTGGTGGTCAATTACCTCTAACCAAAATGCATAGATATACAAAGTTCAGGTTCAAGAATAATTAAGCATTAACAAACAACTACTAGTAGAACAAGTACTTGATTAATCAGCTAGTGATATACTAAATAAGCACTAAATTGTAACAACCAAACAAAACAGCAGCCCAAAGATAGTATAACTCTCGTGACTAGCACCCCTGAAACAACCTCAATCTTGAGACCAGCCTTGGAAATTGAAGACTTTTACAACACACTTGAAGCACAATTATCAGGACCTAACCATGTGCTTACAATTGTTGGAAATCGTTTCATAGATATTTGTCATCAAATCTTGCCCTACTTTGTGTCCTTCTAAAAATATACAGAATCTCTTCATTAGTGATCATCATGTTTCATCATCAACAAATATAGTACTGCAAGTAAGTATTGATCCCACtcgaaatttttaaattttatatGGTGCCCAGCCTGGTTCTGAATTTATACTAGTATTTTAATTACAATTAATGTTGGCAATAAAGGTAATTTTTACACGGTCCCCTGATTCTGAATTCATGCTACGGGGTAGTTAACTACCAGGAACAAGTTGGGTAATTTTATGAATTATGAACCTCATGCATTCTCCACTGCTAACAAATTCAACAGGAACAAAGACTCATTTTTTTGCAACGataaatggaggaggaggagagaggccTCACCGAGTGGCAGCAGGTCGTGGGGGTGGGTGGCATCATCCGGTTGAGTACGTGGTGGGAAGCACGAGCTCGGGGAGGTGGTCACCGGCAGCATCTTGGGGAGGTGGCCAGGGAAGTCGCATGCAGAAGCTCCCCATGGAAGCCGCCAGCAGAAGCTTGGGGAGGCGACCAGCAATTCGTCCTCCACGCAGCCCTGCCAGCAGTCATGCGCGGCCGCGCGGTTCTTGCGGCCCGCGCCCCTACTGAACAGGAGGGGCCTCGACCATGGCTTCAGGCCGGTGTGGATCCTGGCACCGCCTCTCGCGTCTGTGGCTGCTTCGGAGTAACCAAGAGGAGGGGAACCGTGGCGGCATCCCTGCTGGCTTTGGGGGTCCTTTCTATGGTGGGTTGGTCCGCTCACCGGAGTTGAGTAGGCAGAACCGAGCACCGGGGCTAGGGATTGTCGTGGGAGTGGTGGAATCGGAGGCTCCATTGCGTGGGATCGATGGAAGAGGAGGGACTGGTGATGGGACGGAGGTCCGCGACCCAAGGCCTTGCCGGAGCTGGCCGAAATCGGCCAGCGATGGTGGCGGCACAAGGAGACGTTGCGCGCTGGTTGGGGAACCGCCAACGAGCGAACGAGGAGAGAATGAGTAGGGAGGACGCATCGGGCTCCACGCGTTTTGCGCTAATTTGGGATTGAATTGAATGCAATCGTCCTCATGTGATTAACACTGCTTATGCATCGTCCTCATCGACTTAGGACACCCAGCAACTCAAACTGATAACTATCAACTGAGAGTATGACAACCCAGCTTGTAGCAGCATCAACACCCATAAAATAAGATGGTCGGAAAGCTAGAGCATTACAACACACGGAACAGAAGTACCAAGCGCAACTAGAACCCGTAGTATAGGATCACAAGGTTGGAGGTAGAGGAGAAACACTAAACTCAATGTCATTTTCGTTTCTTAAGTAAGCAACA contains:
- the LOC124664803 gene encoding uncharacterized protein LOC124664803, with protein sequence MPPTPTTCCHSDRSLVSGSIWMDEFLGGGRARREELATPQEWRRGDKEEEMVLAACVAVAGSPPRAVVGRLPATTSPSSCCPTSCCPIRGRGFWCLVVAYRNMVFLGQHHFGCQHAFPGF